The following coding sequences are from one Seonamhaeicola sp. ML3 window:
- a CDS encoding MoaD/ThiS family protein, whose amino-acid sequence MHIRVKYFGQIVEVTNTQEEILEVAGSQVSDLLKVLNTKYGQLENKDFQIAQNQELVSLETELTGLEIALLPPFAGG is encoded by the coding sequence ATGCATATAAGGGTTAAATATTTTGGACAAATAGTTGAAGTAACCAATACCCAAGAAGAGATTCTAGAAGTTGCAGGTAGTCAAGTCTCGGATTTATTGAAAGTTCTCAATACAAAATATGGCCAATTAGAAAACAAGGATTTTCAAATAGCACAAAATCAAGAATTGGTTTCGTTGGAAACTGAATTAACTGGATTAGAAATTGCATTA
- a CDS encoding molybdenum cofactor guanylyltransferase, which yields MIYKKDITGIILAGGKSSRMGSDKGFIKLNDKSFVEYSIKAMKPLVNDILIVSDNPDYDVFGYKRVEDDIKDAGPVAGICSGLNASGTENNLILSCDIPLIKTNILEKLINNIDEDSEIIQIESNRKTMPLIALYKKQCAPAFFKALQNDERRLRRVINTMKIKNVALEVEEHDTTMNINTREELKTIEDAYKG from the coding sequence ATGATTTACAAAAAAGACATAACAGGAATCATACTAGCTGGCGGCAAAAGCTCCAGAATGGGCTCAGACAAAGGTTTTATTAAACTGAATGATAAAAGCTTTGTTGAGTATAGTATCAAAGCGATGAAACCTTTAGTCAATGATATTTTGATTGTTTCGGACAATCCTGATTATGATGTTTTTGGATACAAAAGGGTTGAAGACGACATAAAAGATGCTGGTCCCGTAGCTGGAATATGTTCTGGCTTGAATGCCTCTGGAACTGAAAATAATTTGATTCTAAGCTGTGATATCCCATTAATAAAAACGAATATCTTAGAAAAGCTGATTAATAATATTGATGAAGATTCGGAAATCATCCAAATTGAAAGCAATAGAAAGACCATGCCTTTAATTGCGCTTTATAAAAAGCAATGCGCACCAGCATTTTTTAAAGCATTGCAAAATGATGAACGGCGTTTAAGACGGGTTATTAATACCATGAAAATAAAAAACGTTGCATTGGAGGTTGAAGAGCATGATACAACCATGAATATTAACACAAGAGAAGAACTTAAAACTATTGAAGATGCATATAAGGGTTAA